A segment of the Leclercia adecarboxylata genome:
ATCGCCCTCGGTGGCGCTATCGGCACCGGGCTGTTCCTCGGCATCGGTCCCGCGATCCAGATGGCTGGTCCCGCCGTGCTGCTGGGGTATGCCATCGCGGGTATTATCGCTTTTCTGATCATGCGCCAGCTTGGCGAGATGGTGGTGGAAGAGCCGGTATCAGGCTCCTTCGCGCATTTTGCCTATAAATACTGGGGCCCGTTTGCCGGCTTCCTCTCCGGCTGGAACTACTGGGTAATGTTCGTGCTGGTGGGCATGGCGGAGCTGACCGCCGCGGGCATCTACATGCAGTACTGGCTGCCGGACGTGCCAACCTGGATCTGGGCAGCGGTGTTCTTCATCATCATTAACGCCGTAAACCTGGTGAACGTGCGCCTGTACGGTGAAACCGAGTTCTGGTTCGCCTTAATCAAGGTGCTGGCGATCATCGGCATGATCGGCTTTGGCCTGTGGCTGCTGTTCTCCGGACACGGCGGCGAGCGGGCAACCATCGACAACCTCTGGCAGCACGGCGGTTTCCTCGCCACCGGCTGGAAAGGGTTGGTGCTGTCGCTGGCGGTGATCATGTTCTCCTTTGGTGGGCTGGAGCTGATCGGCATTACCGCCGCCGAAGCGCAGGATCCGCATAAAAGCATTCCGAAAGCGGTCAACCAGGTGGTGTACCGTATTCTGCTGTTCTATATCGGTTCGCTGGTGGTGTTGCTGGCCCTCTATCCGTGGGTGGAAGTGAAATCCGACAGCAGCCCGTTTGTGATGATTTTCCACGATCTGAACAGCAACGTGGTGGCTTCGGCGCTGAACTTTGTGATTCTGGTGGCCTCGCTGTCGGTTTATAACAGCGGCGTCTACTCCAACAGCCGGATGCTGTTTGGCCTCTCCGTGCAGGGTAACGCGCCGAAATTTTTAACCCGCGTCAGCCGTCGCGGCGTGCCGGTCAATTCGCTGCTGCTCTCCGGGGCCATCACCTCGCTGGTGGTGCTGGTCAACTATCTGCTGCCGCACGAAGCCTTTGGCCTGCTGATGGCGCTGGTGGTCGCGACCCTGCTGCTGAACTGGATCATGATCTGCCTGGCGCACCTGCGGTTCCGCGCGGCGATGCGTCGCAAGGGGCGCGAGACGCAGTTCAAGGCGCTGCTTTATCCGGCGGGTAACTACATCTGTATCGCCTTCCTGGCGATGATCCTGGTGCTGATGTGCACTATGGACGGCATGCGCACCTCGGCCATCCTGCTCCCGGTGTGGGTTGTGTTCCTGTTTGTGGCGTTTAAACTCTCCCGCAAGAAGTAGTGCGGCTTTCGCCCGGTAAGCGCAACGCCACCGGGCCTGGAAAACTGCAATGCCCGGCGGCGCTTCGCTTGCACGGGCCTACAAAACCCGTAGGCCGGGTAAGCGCAGCGCCATCCGGCACCTCTCCGCACCCATCCTCACCTTTATCGTGACCCCCCTCCCACTTCTTAATCGATCAACGGGATCTTTATTTTGTAATCGATTACTTTTCATTTGATACGATTTGTAATCGATTACTTTTTAAGGGTGGGGCGGATCATGGTGTCAACAACTGAAAGTAGTGGAAAGGTGATAGGGCAGCACCGAATGCTGGTGCCGCGCCTGTCGCTGATGATGTTCCTGCAATTCTTTATCTGGGGTAGCTGGTCGGTGACTCTCGGTCTGGTGATGACTCAGCACAACATGTCATTGCTGATCGGGGATGCCTTCTCCGCCGGGCCGATTGCCTCCATTTTGTCGCCGTTCGTCCTCGGCATGCTGGTGGACCGCTTCTTCGCCTCGCAAAAGGTGATGGCGGTGATGCACCTGGCCGGGGCGGCGATCCTGTGGTTCGTCCCTGGCGCGTTAATTGCGGAAAACGGTGCGCTGCTGATCGGCCTGCTGTTTGGCTACACGCTCTGCTACATGCCGACCCTGGCGCTGACCAACAACATCGCCTTCCACAGCCTGGCGAACGTCGATAAAACCTTCCCGGTGGTACGCGTGTTTGGCACCATCGGCTGGATTGTGGCCGGGATTTTCATCGGCGTCACCGGCGTGGCCTCCAGCGTCACCATCTTCCAGGTGGCAGCGGCCAGCTCCGTCCTGCTGGCGCTCTATAGCCTGACCCTGCCGCACACGCCGGCTCCGGCCAAAGGGATGCCGGTGAAGATGCGCGATCTCTTCTGCGCCGACGCCTTTGCGCTGCTGAAAACCCGTCACTTCTTTATCTTCTGCCTGTGCGCGATGCTGATCTCCGTCCCGCTGGGCACCTATTACGCCTACACCGCCTCCTATCTGGCGGATGCCGGGATCGCGGATGTCAGCACCGCCATGTCCTTCGGCCAGATGTCCGAAATCTTCTTTATGCTGGTGATCCCGCTGCTGTTCCGCCGTCTGGGCGTGAAGTACATGCTGCTGATCGGCATGCTGGCGTGGTTCGTCCGTTACGCGATGTTTGCCCTGGGCGTGAGCGAAGAAGGGCGCTTCCTGCTGTACCTCGGCATCCTGCTGCACGGCGTCTGCTATGACTTCTTCTTCGTGGTGGGCTTTATCTACACCGACCGCGTGGCGGGCGAAAAGGTAAAAGGCCAGGCGCAGAGCATGATCGTGATGTTCACTTACGGTATCGGCATGCTGTTGGGCTCACAAATTTCCGGCGCGCTGTACAACCGTCTGGTAGCCGGGCAACCCGTGCCTGAGGCGTGGGTGACATTCTGGTGGATCCCGGCAGTCGCTGCTGCTGTGATTGCACTCGTTTTCCTTGTCTCGTTCAAATATGAAGATGACAAGGCGTAATTTCTGGAGGTGGTATGAGGACGATTAAAGGCCCGGGAATTTTTCTGTCGCAGTTTATCGGCGGGCAACCACCGTTTAACACCCTCGACGGGCTGGCAGGCTGGGCAGCGGAAAAGGGCTATAAAGCGGTGCAAATTCCCTGCAACCATAAAGCGATTTTTGACGTAGAGCTGGCGGCAGAGAGCCAGACCTACTGCGATGAGATAAGCGGCAAACTGGCGCAGCACGGGCTGGTCATCAGCGAACTCTCCACCCATCTGGAAGGGCAGCTGATTGCCGTAAACCCGGCGTACGACGAGGCGTTTGATAACTTCGCCCCACAGGCGGTGCGCGGTAATGCCGCCGCCCGCCAGGCGTGGGCCACCGATATCGTCAAAAAGGCGGCAGCGGCTTCGGCCCGGCTCGGGTTAACCGCCCACGCCACCTTCTCGGGCTCGCTGGCCTGGCCGTTTATGTACCCCTGGCCGCCGCATAACGAGGCGCGTTTCCAGGAGGCGTTCAGCGAGCTGGCCCGCCGCTGGCGGCCGATACTGGATGCCTTCGACGAGCAGGGGGTGAACCTCTGCTATGAGATCCATCCCGGGGAAGATCTGCACGATGGCGTCACCTTCGAGCGTTTTCTGGCGCTTCTGGACAACCATCCGCGCTGCAACATCCTTTACGATCCCAGCCACCTGCTGTTGCAGCAGATGGATTACCTGGCCTTTATCGACCACTACCACACCCGCATTAAGGCGTTTCACGTCAAGGATGCCGAGTACCGCCCGAACGGGCGCAGCGGCGTCTATGGCGGGTATCAGAGCTGGATCAACCGCGCCGGACGCTTCCGCTCCCCGGGCGACGGGCAGATCGACTTTAAGGGCATTTTCAGCAAGCTGACCCAGTACGACTACGACGGCTGGGCGGTGCTGGAGTGGGAATGTTGCCTGAAGGACGGTGACACCGGGGCGCGGGAAGGGCGCGAGTTTATCTCCCGCCACATTATTCCGGTTTCCGATCGGGCGTTTGACGATTTCGCCGCAGGAGAACTTCATGATTAACGTCGGCATTATCGGCAGCGGCTTTATCGGCCCGGCGCACATTGAAGCCCTGCGCCGCCTCGGCTTCGTACAGGTCGTCGCCCTGTGCGACGGCTCGCTGGAACAGGCGCAAGAGAAGGCCCGGGCGCTGAACATTCCTCATGCCTGTGGCAGCGTGGACGAACTGCTGGCGCACCCGGATCTGCACGTGGTGCACAACTGCACGCCAAACCATCTCCATGCGGAGATCAACCGCCAGATCCTGCGGGCCGGAAAGCATGTCTTTTCCGAAAAACCGCTGTGCATGACCCCGGACGAGGCGCGGGAACTGGTGGCCCTGGCGGAGCAGGCGGGTGTGGTGCACGGCGTGAGCTTTGTTTATCGCCAGTTTGCGATGGTGCGCCAGGCGGCGAGCATGGTCGGGGCGGGCTCGCTCGGACGGCTGTTTGCCGCTCACGGCAGCTATCTGCAGGACTGGATGCTGCTGGAAACCGACTATAACTGGCGGGTCGACGCGGCGCTCGGCGGGGCATCGCGCGCGGTGGCGGACATCGGTTCCCACTGGTGCGATACCATTCAGTTTCTGACCGGACGGCGCATCACCGAGGTGATGGCCGACCTGTCGATCGTCTGGCCGACCCGCAAGGCCAACGTGGCCGGGAACCAGACCTTCAGCCAGGCGGGCGATGCGGTGTATGAAGACAAGCCCGTCACCACTGAAGATTTCGGCTCGGTGCTGTTCCGCTTCGACGACGGCAGCAAAGGCAGCTTTACCGTCTCGCAGGTGAGCGCAGGACGAAAAAACCGCCTCAGCCTCGAGGTCAACGGCAGCGAGGGTGCCGTGGCTTGGGATCAGGAGGTGCCCCAGCAGCTGTGGGTGGGCCATCGCGCCCGGGCCAATCAGACGCTGACGGACGATCCAGGCCTGATGAACCGCGACGTGGCCGACAGCGCCCACTTCCCGGGCGGCCATATCGAAGGCTGGCCGGACGCCTTTAAGAACATGATGGCGCAGTTTTATCGTGCAGTGCAGGCGGGCAGGATGCCGGATAAGCCCGTGTTTGCCACCTTCCATGACGGGGCAAACGTGATGTATATCATTGATGCAATAGTAAAAAGCCATCAGCAGCAGCGCTGGATCAGCGTCGCGCAGTAATTCCTTGCCCGGTGCGCCGGGCAACCCATTTATGGTAGCCTGCTGCTAACGCTAACTGCAGGATCACTCGTCGCTATGTCAATTCAGAAAATCGCCCAACTGGCGGGCGTCTCGGTGGCGACGGTATCGCGCGTGCTGAATAACAGCGATACCGTCAAAGCCAAAAACCGCGATCGCGTCTTGCAGGCGATTAAAGAGGCTAACTACCAGCCCAATCTTCTGGCTCGTCAGCTGCGCACCTCGCGCAGCTATATGATCCTGGTGATGGTCTCCAATATTGCCAACCCGTTCTGCGCCGAGGTGGTGAAGGGCATTGAGGCGCAGGCGGAGAAAAATGGCTACCGTATTCTGCTCTGTAACTCCGGTTCCGATATTGAACGCTCCCGCTCGGGACTGAGCCTGCTGTCCGGCAAAATGGTCGACGGCATTATCACCATGGACGCCTTTACCCGCCTCACCGAGCTGGCGGCGCTGATTGGCGATGCCCCCTGGGTGCAGTGCGCCGAATACGCCGATGCGGGGGCGGTCTCCTGCGTCGGGATTAACGATGTCGATGCCTCCCAGCATGTGGTCAGCCGCCTGGCCGACGGCGGACGTCAGCGCATCGCTTTGATCAACCACGACCTGAGCTACAAATATGCCCGCCTGCGCGAGCGCGGGTACAAGAGCGTGCTGCATCTGCGCGATCTGTCGTATCAGGCCATTGAGTATGCGAGCGATCTCAGCGCCGCAGCCGGAATGGCGGCAATGACCAAACTGCTGGCGGCAGAACCGCGCCCGGACGCGGTGTTTGCGGTCTCCGATACCCTGGCCGCGGGCGCGTTACGTGCCATCGAAAAGGCAGGGCTGCGCGTGCCGCAGGATATTGCCGTGGTGGGCTTCGACGGCACGGAGCTGTCGGAGATGGTCTCGCTGACCACCATCGAACAGCCGTCGCGGGATATCGGGCGCAAGGCGGTCGATCTGCTGCTGAACAGAATCGACAACCCCGACGCCGCGACCGAGCGGGTGATGATGAACTGGCGCTTTATTTCCCGCGCCAGTACCTGAGCTATTTTGCCAGCGCGCCGGCCAGGGAGCGAATATCGTTCCCGGTCGGCGTCTGGTGTATGCGCAGGCCAAATTCATCAATCACCGCGAAAATATGATCGAAAATATCGGCCTGAATCGCCTCATATTCCGCCCAGATCACGGTGTTGGTAAAGGCGTATATTTCAATCGGCAGCCCGTTGGCGTCCGGCGCTAATTGCCGCACCATTAAGGTCATATCCTGGCGAATACGCGGGTGGTTGCGCAGATATTCATTCAGGTAAGCGCGGAAAGTGCCAATATTGGTCATCCTGCGCAGGTTCAGCACCGACTCGCCTTCGCCATTCTCCTGATTCCACAGCGTAATCTCCTCGTGGCGTGTCGCCATATAGGGCTTTAGCAGCTTCGCCTGAATCAGCTGCTGCTGCTCCTGCTCGTCGAGAAAATGGATGCTGGTGGTATCAATATTCAGGCTGCGCTTAATCCGCCGTCCGCCGGAGGCCGACATGCCGCTCCAGTTGATAAAGGCGTCTGAGACCAGCGCCCAGGTCGGAATGGTGGTGATGGTGTTATCGAAATTGCGCACCTTGACGGTGGTCAGGCCGATATCCGTCACCGTACCGTTGGCGCCGTATTTCGGCATCTCCAGCCAGTCGCCGAGCTTGAGCATATCGTTGGCGGAGAGCTGAATGCCCGCCACCAGCCCGAGAATGGGATCTTTAAAGACCAGCATCAGCACCGCGGCCATCGCGCCCAGACCGCTGATCAGAATGGCGGGGGACTGGCCGATCAGCAGGGAGATAATCAGAATGCCCACCAGAATGGCGCTCACCAGCTTGATGCCCTGGAAGATCCCCTTCAGCGGCAGCTGCGAGGCGGTCGCCATTTTCTGCGACAGATTGAAAATCACGTCCAGCAGCGAGAAGAACGCCAGCAGGGCGTAAACCATCACCCACAGCTTCGCGCAGGTGGTGAGTATTTCCGCCGCGTCGCTGCCTTTTTGCAGCCACAATACCGCCTGAACGTTGACGATGATCCCCTGCAGGGTAAAGGCCAGACGGTGAAATAATTTATTCTGGGTAATGATTTGCAGCCATAAATGGCTGCTGGCCCGGGCGCGTTTCTCGAACGCCCGCAGCACCACTTTGTGCAGAATAAAATGAATAATCAGGGCAGTAAGAAAAATAATGCCAAAGATGATCACAAGGGAGGTGGTGTGATTAATTTCAATGCCTGTCTCTTCGACCAGGGAAATGAACTCCTGCATAACGTCTCCTGTATTAAAGCAGCCGCCATAATGGCGGCTGAGGATCTATTATGCAAATTCGCCAGGCCTATTTTACCGCCTGACAGGTCTTCACCACCGGCAGGCACAGGCGATGGCGCAGCCGCAGCGTGACCAGCGCCAGCACGATCATCATGACGGTTTCCACCACCAGGAAGACGTTAATCGCCTCTGCGTAATCCCCGCGATGGGTGTGCAGGGCGTGGAGCAAAATCGCGCCGAATATCGCCGGGCCGAGGCCGAGCGCCGCCTGTTGCAGGGTGCTGAGGATGGCGCTGGCCGCCCCGGCATCGTCAGGCTGGATATCGCGCATCCCGATACGGTAGAAGCTGTTCACAATCAGCGCCTGGCCGTAGCCCACCAGCCCGGTGGCCGGGGCGAGAGTCAGGGCGGTGTTCTCCAGTCCCCAGATGCGGAAGGTGACGATCAGCGCCAGCAGGCCGGTAATCTGGATTGCCAGCCCGGTCAGCAAAATGGTGCCGGTGCTGTAGCGAGCAATCAGGCGCGGGGCAAACCACGCCGAAACAAAATAGGTCACGCCCAGGGCAATAAAGCTGTTGCCGGACTGCCACGGCGCCATTCCCAGACCGGTCTGCATGGTCAGCGCCATGCAGAACATAAACCCGGACCAGACGCTGAAAAAGAGCAGCGCAATCAGCACGCCAAAGCGGATGCTGCCGAGCCGCATAAGCCGCGGCGGGATCAGCGGATGAGCCTCATCGCGCTCTTTTTTACGCGCATTCAGCGCCATTAAATACGCCAGCGGGATAATGGCGAGAAGCATAGCCTTCAGCGGCCAGGACCAGTGCCACTGCGGCCCCAGCGCCATCGGGAACAGCAGGCAGCAGAGGATCGCCGCCAGTAATGCGGTGCCCGTCCAGTCGATACGCGACGGCGTGTCGCGGCGGGTTTCCGGCACGTAGCGACGGCTCAGGGCCAGCACCAGCAGGCAGATCGGCACGTTGATAAAGAAAGCGTTGCGCCAGCCCAGCCCGGCGATATCCGCCGACACCAGCCAGCCGCCGCCCATCTGCCCGACGATAAAGGCAATCCCGCCGATGCCGCCAAACAGGCTGATGGCTTTCGCATGGGCAGTGCCCTTCAGAGTGACGTGCAGGGTGGCAAGAATTTGCGGCACGATCATCGCCGCCCCTGCGCCCTGAACGATGCGCGCTGCCAGCAGCTGCTCGATATTGCCCGCCATGCCGCACAGCAGCGAGGCCAGGCCAAAGCTCGCCACGCCCCACATAAACAGACGACGGCGGCCGAGGTTGTCCCCCAGCTTGCTGCCAAGGGCCAGGCAGACGGCAAAGGCCACGCCGTAAAGGGCGACAATCAGCTCCAGCCCGGTGGCGGTGGCGTGCAGCGAGTGGGTGATGGCGTCCAGCGCCACGTTGGTGATTGAGGTATCAATCAGCGGCAGCATCTGGCCGGTTAACAGCAATATCAGGCCTGCGCGACCCGGTGAAACAACTGACGTATTCATGGTGACTCCATTGCGTCAAACAGCGTAGCGTCGTAGCATCAACCATCTGATAAACGGGTACCAGTTCTTGCTTATACTGGTACTGGCACTACCATGCAGGGGGCAATATGGCGCTGATGTCTGAACCCGTCACCTCACTTCAGGATGACACCCGTAAACAGCTCGGCGCATTTTTACGCGCCCGACGCGAAAGTCTCGACCCGCAGCGCCTTGGTTTACCGCGCAGCGGTCGACGCCGTACCCCAGGCCTGCGCCGGGAAGAGGTGGCCCTGCTGGCGGACGTGGGCGTCACCTGGTACACCTGGCTGGAACAGGGCAGGGACGTCAACCCTTCAATCACGGTGATGGCGGCGGTGGCGAAGGCGCTGCAGTGCACCCCGACCGAAGCCCGCCACCTCTTCCTGCTGGCCGGCCTGCCGCCGGGTGAAGCGCCCCAGGCGGTCTGCTGCGAGGGGATCAGCGAAGGCACCCGTCGTCTTCTCGACACCCTGATGCCGAAACCCGCCAGCATCCAGAAACCGAACTTCGATATCGTGGCGTGGAATGACAGCTTTGGGCACCTGATGGGCGTCGATTTCAATGACATTCCGCCGGAAGACCGCAACTGTATTTATCTGTTCCTCACCCATCCGGCGTGGCGCGCCCGCCTCGGTAAGCGCGGCGACGTGCTGCCGATTTTCGTCTCCTATTTCCGCGCTGCAATGGCGGAGCACCGGGGTGACCCGCAGTGGGAAGCCAAACTGGCGCGCTTCTTTGCGGTGTCCGAGGAGTTTGAAGCCCTGTGGCACCAGCGTAACGACGTGCGCGGCGTGGAAAACCAGCTCAAGCTGTTTACCCATCCCGAACTCGGCGATTTTCATCTCCAGCAGATGTACTGGTACTCCGCCCCGCGCAACGGCTCCCGCCTGCTGGTCTATCTGCCGGTGGATGACGAGGGCGAGCGCGCGCTGACGTGGCTGGCGGAGCAGGCACAATGAACGTCACCCGCAAACAGGAACGCCTCCTGCGCCGCGCCCTCAACGAATGGCAACAGGAGGGGGCATTAACCGCCGACGAGCATCAGCGTCTGGCTGCCAGCTTAAAACGCGTCGCCATGGACTGGCAGCGCCTCAGCCGCTACGCCTTCTGGACGGCAATCGCCTGCGTCATCATCGCCATCGGTAGCCTGTTTGCCGACAGCGAGCTGATGGCGCGCATCATCGAGTTCTTCGCCTTCTCCTCCATCGCCCGCATCGGACTGCCTGCGCTGATGGCAGGGCTGTTTTATCTGTGGGGATTCAGCCGCCAGCGGCGGGAAACCCAGTGGCACTACAGCACCGAGGCAATTCTGTTCCTCGGCGTGTTCTTCACCGCCATTGCTCTCTGGCAGCTGGGGGAACGGCTGGATACCGGTAGCGGCCATATCGCGCCGCTGTTCCTGCTCGGCTGCGCCGTTTACGGGCTGGTGGGCTTCTTCGGGCGTTCGGGGCTGGTGTGGCTGTTCTTTTTGCTCTCGCTGGGCAACTGGTTTGGCGCGGAGACCGGCTACATGTCCGGCTGGGGCGCCTACTGGCTGGGGATGAGCTATCCGGTCAGGTTTATCTTCTTCGGCGGCGCGCTGCTGGCGCTGTGCTGGTGGCTGCGCGGGATGCTGCGTAAACGCCATCTGTATACCACCAGTAAAGCGATGGGGCTGACCTATCTGTTTGTTGCCCTGTGGATCATGTCGATTTTTGGCAATTACGATATCGATAACGGGTACGGCACCACCCGGGCGGCGCTGCTGCCGTGGGCGCTGCTGTTCGCGGTGGCGGCCGGAATTTGTATTTATATCAGCCTGAAAACCGACGACGGCATGCTGCGCGGATTTGGCCTGACGTTTCTGGCGATCAACCTCTATACCCGCTATTTCGAATACTTCTGGGACGGGATGAACAAGGTGCTGTTCTTCCTGATCCTGGCGGCATCGCTGGCGGTGATCGGGCGCTATGCGGAGCGGATCTGGCACGCGGGAAGCGGGGCGAAGTAGATCTTTTGCGAGAGGGCTTCCGGGATCCGGAGCCCCTTCTGTTGAGGGCTGTCAGAGCGTGTAAGATGAGGTTTAATGTAAACCAACCTGCTGAATCTACGTCATTTAGCTGAGTAGTGAAGTGGGCTATACTTACGCGATGAGAAACCAGCCATGTCCCACTGATGATTGATTCCGCAGATTTCAGCCAAAAACTCGGGCTTATCTCCCGAAACGTCGAACATACCGAAGCGTTTCTGGCAAGGGGTACAGTGGAGTTTCACCTGCCGGGTTTTTTGCTTCCTGTGGGGTACCTGCTCCTGAAATCGCGTTATGGCGATGAATACCGACTCGTCACCACCGACGACGGCAAGCCTTATACGGCGTATGCCGTAAAGCTGGCATTTCATAAAGAAATTACCTTTCCCCACGGTGCCGCTACGCAAGTGATGGTCTGGCGTACGCCACGCGCAGTCCATCAACGCGTGATAAGCGGATTATCTCAATTATTCTTTCAGTGGGTGCTAAGCGAATACGACATTGTGGTATCAGACAGCGAGCAAACCGGCGACGGACAGCGCTTCTGGCTGCGGATGATCGACTGGGCGTTTACCATGAATTATCAGATCGGTGTGGCGGACGGCACGGTTGGTGAAGAGTGGCACTTAACGCCAGTTAATTCATACGCTGAACTGGAAGAGCGCTGGATAGCGTTCGCCTGGCGTAACGATAGCGACGTGCATCCGCATCGCAGCCTGGTTATCAGTAAAAAGTAACGGGCCGCAAATCGCGGCCCGTTTGTATCAGCACTCAGTCACAATGGTGCTCAGCGGCAGGCGAGATTTTGGCAGTGTGGCGTTGAAATCTTCCACGCTGTGATGCCCAACCGGCACCACCACCAGGCTGGTGAAGCCTTTCTCTTTCAGACCAAACTCTTCGTCGAGGACTGCGGCGTCGAAGCCTTCAATCGGCACTGCATCCAGGCCCATCGCGCCCACGCCCAGCAGGAAGTTGCCGACGTTCAGGTAAACCTGTTTCGCCATCCACTGGTCGTCATCTTTCAGATCGACACGGTGCAGATCGGCGAAGAAGGTGCGGCCTTTGTGGTTGGCGGCTTTCGCTTCTGGCGTGTTGAAACGGCCGTCGGCCTCTTCCTGATCCACCACGCGCGTCAGCCAGGCATCGTCCATCGCGGTTTTGGCGCAGAACACCACCACGTGAGAAGCATCCAACATTTTGCGTTCGTTAAAGACAAAGCCACCGGCTGCGGACTTCGCCACCCGCGCTTTACCTTCCTCGGTGCTGGCGACGATAAAGTGCCACGGCTGCGAGTTGGTGCTGGACGGGCTGTACTGCAGCAGGGTTTTAATCTGTTCCGCCTGGTCGGCAGTCAGTTTTTTGCTCGGATCAAACGCCTTTGTGGAGTGACGTTTTAAGGCAACGGAAATGATATCCATAACTACTCCTGGGTTAACATCGCCCACCGGGGCGAGAAAGGGAAAAGGGTACAAGGGGAAGGGGACAAAGATAAGGGCATTAAGAGCGCTTAACCGCCGGGGCGTAAACGTTTTTGCTCTTTTTTCGGCAGTTTATCCACCACCAGATGCCACGAATCATCGATCAGATCGGCTAGCAGCGCCGGGGTGATATCTTCGGCTGCATAAATCGAAATCCAGTGCTTTTTATTCAGATGGTAGCCGGGCTCGATCCCCCGGTAGATCTGCTGGTTGAGCAGCGATTTTTGCGGATCTGACTTCAGGCTGACGTGCTGGCGTCCATGCGCCACGCCCATCAGCATAAAAATTTTGCCGCCCACTTTAAACACATCGTATTCCGGGCCAAAGGGCCAGCAGTGCTCGGTAAAGGGCAACTCCAGCGCCACCTGCTTTGCGCAGGCGGCGAGCGTTTTACTGTCCATGAATATCCTCTTCGGCTAGCGCTCGCCACATGGCTTCAAAACCCAGCGCCTTAAATTCGGCGGCGCGCGCCGGTTCGCGGGTGGCGAAGGACATCGTCGTCTCCGCCAGCGACAAGAACAGGGCATCGCCAAACAGTCGAAATTCCTCTGACATAAATACCGGGCGGATATGACGACGGCACAGCTCATGCAGTTCCGGGAACATCTCGTGTACCGCCTGTTCGGTTTCGGCGTTAATCTTCTCGCTCACCCCGAGCTGGCGTATTGCGCCGTGGGCCACCGGGTTGCGGATCCCCCAGTCAACGTAGCTGTTCCAGATATTGCGGGTATGCTCTTTCGGCTGGGTGAGGGCACGATCCATATTCGCCAGCATGGTCTGGCACAGATCCTGTTTCAGGTGCAGGTAGAGGGCGTTGAGCAGATCGTCTTTGGTGGCGAAATAGCGAAACAGGGTGCCTTCAGCCACCCCTGCGCTGCGGGCGATTAACGCGGTAGAAGCCGCAATGCCCGACTGGGCAAAAGCGGTGGTTGCCGCGTCCAGCAACGCCAGTTTTTTATCTTCACTTTTCGGACGAGCCACTGCATTTCCTCCAGTTTATGTGCAAAAACCCCGATTGAATCATGCCCTTTGCGGGGCTGCAACGCGGAATGTCA
Coding sequences within it:
- a CDS encoding LacI family DNA-binding transcriptional regulator, with amino-acid sequence MSIQKIAQLAGVSVATVSRVLNNSDTVKAKNRDRVLQAIKEANYQPNLLARQLRTSRSYMILVMVSNIANPFCAEVVKGIEAQAEKNGYRILLCNSGSDIERSRSGLSLLSGKMVDGIITMDAFTRLTELAALIGDAPWVQCAEYADAGAVSCVGINDVDASQHVVSRLADGGRQRIALINHDLSYKYARLRERGYKSVLHLRDLSYQAIEYASDLSAAAGMAAMTKLLAAEPRPDAVFAVSDTLAAGALRAIEKAGLRVPQDIAVVGFDGTELSEMVSLTTIEQPSRDIGRKAVDLLLNRIDNPDAATERVMMNWRFISRAST
- a CDS encoding mechanosensitive ion channel family protein; this encodes MQEFISLVEETGIEINHTTSLVIIFGIIFLTALIIHFILHKVVLRAFEKRARASSHLWLQIITQNKLFHRLAFTLQGIIVNVQAVLWLQKGSDAAEILTTCAKLWVMVYALLAFFSLLDVIFNLSQKMATASQLPLKGIFQGIKLVSAILVGILIISLLIGQSPAILISGLGAMAAVLMLVFKDPILGLVAGIQLSANDMLKLGDWLEMPKYGANGTVTDIGLTTVKVRNFDNTITTIPTWALVSDAFINWSGMSASGGRRIKRSLNIDTTSIHFLDEQEQQQLIQAKLLKPYMATRHEEITLWNQENGEGESVLNLRRMTNIGTFRAYLNEYLRNHPRIRQDMTLMVRQLAPDANGLPIEIYAFTNTVIWAEYEAIQADIFDHIFAVIDEFGLRIHQTPTGNDIRSLAGALAK
- a CDS encoding sugar phosphate isomerase/epimerase, giving the protein MRTIKGPGIFLSQFIGGQPPFNTLDGLAGWAAEKGYKAVQIPCNHKAIFDVELAAESQTYCDEISGKLAQHGLVISELSTHLEGQLIAVNPAYDEAFDNFAPQAVRGNAAARQAWATDIVKKAAAASARLGLTAHATFSGSLAWPFMYPWPPHNEARFQEAFSELARRWRPILDAFDEQGVNLCYEIHPGEDLHDGVTFERFLALLDNHPRCNILYDPSHLLLQQMDYLAFIDHYHTRIKAFHVKDAEYRPNGRSGVYGGYQSWINRAGRFRSPGDGQIDFKGIFSKLTQYDYDGWAVLEWECCLKDGDTGAREGREFISRHIIPVSDRAFDDFAAGELHD
- a CDS encoding Gfo/Idh/MocA family protein; amino-acid sequence: MINVGIIGSGFIGPAHIEALRRLGFVQVVALCDGSLEQAQEKARALNIPHACGSVDELLAHPDLHVVHNCTPNHLHAEINRQILRAGKHVFSEKPLCMTPDEARELVALAEQAGVVHGVSFVYRQFAMVRQAASMVGAGSLGRLFAAHGSYLQDWMLLETDYNWRVDAALGGASRAVADIGSHWCDTIQFLTGRRITEVMADLSIVWPTRKANVAGNQTFSQAGDAVYEDKPVTTEDFGSVLFRFDDGSKGSFTVSQVSAGRKNRLSLEVNGSEGAVAWDQEVPQQLWVGHRARANQTLTDDPGLMNRDVADSAHFPGGHIEGWPDAFKNMMAQFYRAVQAGRMPDKPVFATFHDGANVMYIIDAIVKSHQQQRWISVAQ
- a CDS encoding MFS transporter, which codes for MVSTTESSGKVIGQHRMLVPRLSLMMFLQFFIWGSWSVTLGLVMTQHNMSLLIGDAFSAGPIASILSPFVLGMLVDRFFASQKVMAVMHLAGAAILWFVPGALIAENGALLIGLLFGYTLCYMPTLALTNNIAFHSLANVDKTFPVVRVFGTIGWIVAGIFIGVTGVASSVTIFQVAAASSVLLALYSLTLPHTPAPAKGMPVKMRDLFCADAFALLKTRHFFIFCLCAMLISVPLGTYYAYTASYLADAGIADVSTAMSFGQMSEIFFMLVIPLLFRRLGVKYMLLIGMLAWFVRYAMFALGVSEEGRFLLYLGILLHGVCYDFFFVVGFIYTDRVAGEKVKGQAQSMIVMFTYGIGMLLGSQISGALYNRLVAGQPVPEAWVTFWWIPAVAAAVIALVFLVSFKYEDDKA
- the pheP gene encoding phenylalanine transporter; this encodes MKNASSASGKGLAEASSEQTPTLHRGLQNRHIQLIALGGAIGTGLFLGIGPAIQMAGPAVLLGYAIAGIIAFLIMRQLGEMVVEEPVSGSFAHFAYKYWGPFAGFLSGWNYWVMFVLVGMAELTAAGIYMQYWLPDVPTWIWAAVFFIIINAVNLVNVRLYGETEFWFALIKVLAIIGMIGFGLWLLFSGHGGERATIDNLWQHGGFLATGWKGLVLSLAVIMFSFGGLELIGITAAEAQDPHKSIPKAVNQVVYRILLFYIGSLVVLLALYPWVEVKSDSSPFVMIFHDLNSNVVASALNFVILVASLSVYNSGVYSNSRMLFGLSVQGNAPKFLTRVSRRGVPVNSLLLSGAITSLVVLVNYLLPHEAFGLLMALVVATLLLNWIMICLAHLRFRAAMRRKGRETQFKALLYPAGNYICIAFLAMILVLMCTMDGMRTSAILLPVWVVFLFVAFKLSRKK